From Quercus robur chromosome 8, dhQueRobu3.1, whole genome shotgun sequence:
TCCTGAAGAAGTGGAAACAACAAACAATTACCACACTAGGGTGCCAGCAGAAAAGAACAAATGAAGTAGCTTAAAAGTATTTTGGGATGTCATTTTAGTTATACTAATTATTTAGAAATAAATTCATTGGCAAAAAACAATGTGGAAGAAAGCTGAGAAGCTAGTtgccatgaaaaaaaaagggcaagaaTTTTGGGACATACTAACAAGGGacagaaaagaaaattagacCTTGTTTGGGGTGAGATGAGGCAATGTCTATAAGGGGCTAACTGGCAAAGAGTAAAGGCATTGTAGacattatgaaatttattaaacaaacaGGCTGACACCAATTTAGGGAGCTTTTCAGACAGTTCACGCAACAATGATGCTAAATATATTGTTCTAAACACTTAAACCTCATTTCACTCGGTGGAAATATTTCCACAAAATGGCATGGCTTCTTCTaatctttctcattttctcttttattatcCTTCTGATAAACCTCTGGAGATGCAGGCCTGAGGCTGTATAATGTTGTGCTGCTTTCAAACTATAAGAGTATTCATAATGTGATAGTGATACAGTTAAGGACATTACCCTATATAATTTGAAAGGGTCTGTGCAAGATTTCAAGAAGAAGCTACAATTATGGTGCTTAGAAAAGATATATTAGCAGCATCTTAAAGTGGTAGACATGGCTTTGAACTACTTAAATAATTTTGAGATttcaatggagagagagagatgtacaTTAAACTCCATGTAGGACGCATGCATAGCAAGCCATTGAGCATCCATCATTTCAAAAGCAATACAGTATAGTACATCAAAGGCTTCCTCATCCTCTGCAGTTGAGAACATGCAAATCATGAGTGGCAATCATCATGAAGGCCAGAATTAAAAACCTGAaagcaaattttttataaaatttttgaccTTTGAGTGGCACCTAATTTGAGCTGTAATAGATTTACCTCCTAATAATTTAGCAAAATTGATTCCTGGAAGACATCGTGGTTTTACTGCAAAAGAGACCAGAAGAATGATTAACATTTGATCTATGTTTTCCAAGGTCTTAAGGTCACAAAAAATGAGTATACAGCCCAATGCAGCTTTGAAGTCCTAATGCTACATTATTAAACCAAGGAAAAATATACTCAATTAAGTGCTATgaagaaaataagataaaattagGTTGTCTATATTTTATACCCAAATCAGCACAATTTCATTGgacaaaaaaacagaaaatggTATCAGATGATGACTAAATTTGTCTAAAAACCTGAGCTTAGATCCAGCATCCGAATCAACATAAATGTTACGTTAATGCCAGCAACAGCAAATGGGTATTCCCAATCTGCTCGCGTCCCTTCTTGCTTGAATAATAACCTATGAAAAGATGCCTTCATTTTGATATTTACTATGATTAGTAATAATCCATCTTTAGTGCAAAGACAGACTAGTAAAAAGAAACACAGAACAcaagaaatgaaagagaacaCAGACAGATTTTATTAGTATAATTTTCAGGAGCTGAACAAATAGGTAGAAGGCATACCGGGTAAGTCCTGGAGAAAAACAGCAAATTCTCAAGGGAAATAAAACCGCAACCCCTAAGAGGAGTAAGAGGAAGGATAATTAGATAAAGCATAGAGCTACTGTCTAAAATGGTTttacttattaaatttatttattaatcaataaaaaaaaaagattcagtTAAACGATGCCAAGGGTGTGCCTGCAACATTTTCATATTATTTCATGTATTTTCTACCTTATCATGTGGTACTTTAACATCATATACAACCAAAATCCACATATGAAGATGTTTAGTCATCTCCAGCAAAACCACAGGAAAGCTATTACCAACTTGGATCATAGAAGACGAAAATCAATCATATCTCGAAATCCATGAAAGAATAAATTTCACAGAACAAGCGTCAATGGCAGTGAGTAATTAAATGGACTCTTTAAAGTGCTATGTAGAAACATAATGGAGTTAATACATTTTCATGTGCTGTCTACTCACTATGGAACATATCTCCTATTCTTCCATCGAATATGATGATTTTatgtaatgattaacagggtgTCACAATTGGTTGATGACCACTCCTCATGAAGTGGAGGCTACTAGTTTGAATCTCCCATTCCCACTCCCCTTCATTCCAGAGTTATCAATAAGATATAGATAAATGACCGACTAAAATGTAACACAAActaccaataaaagtgatgtaACTCGTACCTGAAGTCAGTTGATGGATTAGGACCTTGCCAACCCATCTCTTTCCACTGCTCAGAAATCAAACCATTGAGAGCAATATTTGGAAAGGCAGCATGCCACAATGCTCTAAGGGCTTCCTGTTAATAAGAAAAAACATTATTGACATAGCATTAAACCGTGATGAAAACTAAATAAGATAAAACTTATAACCATGTGCTTCAGTTGAAGAAACTgtgtgagaagaaaaaaatatgtggATGAGTTAGCACAGTGATTATAGCTAAAGTCACTCCAGAAACAGCCACAAAGATTTAAAATACAAACCGACAAAATTTCATTTGCTGATTTTATATCCATAGTGATGAAAACCTATATGAACCATGGATTTGTAAACCTAGTCATAAAAATGGTAAActaaggggagagagagagagagagagagagatttgcctAAGAAGGTCAAGTTTCTTGTTGATGGAGCACAAATGAAGATCATACTTATAAGAAACACTAAATTCACATCAGATTTACATATAGCTCAAGTTCGTTGAACTCATCACAGACAGAAAAGTAGGAAAAAAGATTAGGAAGAGACAGAAATAGCCTCAGATTGAAGAAAAATACTTGATGATCTGGGCGAGTCTCATCAAATGGTACTTGTATTCTTTCTTGGAGCCTCTGAAGTCTGTGTGCCTGGGAAGAAGTTTAAGAACATAAATGTTTAGTGAGGTTGAGAATGCCAACTAGAGTGACATCAGGTCATATCATTGCAAAAACCATCCCCAACTacaaattgattattttaacTAATGCAAAACCAATTCCATAAATTATTTCAGTGAGATGTCTTCACACTAAAGCCCTCATAGACAGAAAAGGgattttaaagtaaaaatttatagagagagagaaagggagagagagcaaACAGATTGAGGTGTGTCTTTGTTAACAACCACAAGATCAGAAGCAAAGGTGGGCCAATCAAAGAATGCAAGGAATTCTATTACACTGCAGTAACATCCCATTTACCTGAAGAGGACTCAAAGGGTAGTCGCTAAACTTCTCATTGCGTTTGTTGCTTGAGCGATTAAAGAGTGCTCCTACCCACGATCGTGGTCCAACCATAGCATTAGCTACAACCACCAAATGCTGATCAGTGAAATAAGAGAATTCTTGTCAAATGGAATGACATAGGTaggtaaaaaaataacattGGAAAATTAGTTAAAAGATGATCTTAAATTAATAGTTTTACATTCTATAATATGTTCCAAGCTATAAAATCTAACATTGAAGATGGAAAAGCAGAAATAGAGTGTCTTGCATTTGTAGTTTTCAAGAAAGCCATGATAGTAGCTTACCAAAAAGATAATGAGCCCACCAGTGGCCGGGGTACAAAACAGAGGTAGCTCTCTCACTTTccaaaacccaccaaaacaTTGGCAGGTATAACAAAACAATCATCCATAGAAATATAGTCTGATTTTTGTGTTCCAATAAATTGAAATTAGTTTATCAAAAACATTTGTGAAACATTTAAACCATAATCATGCTCGAACTTGAACCCTAATAATGTGAGTTGAATTATCAAGAACACTCCtgaaattatttcttttaaaaataaggtATTCCCGAAACTACTTCTAATAGTTGGACATCATGAACATTCCTGAAACTTCACTTGAACTAATAGTCCATTGCTCGGTTAGCAGTAAGAAATATCCTTTCCACAAAGGAGAGACAATATGAATGGTAGTAGTACTATGCAGGTCAAGTTAAACACATGTCAAGCAGACTGGCCGTAAAACAATAGAGACCAGTTATTCATTGGCTGTGATTTCACTAAACAGAGTCTTTGTTCGTTTGGAGTTTGTTTGCACTTGTTCTAGACTTCTTTTGCATAGTTATTCTTCTGAAGAAGtctcattcatcaaaaaatGGATTGGCagtttagggggggggggggggggggggtgtgggagGGGAGGTTCACCTTACAATTTGTCCATTTTTTAATTAGCAAACTAAACATCATCAAGAAGTAGATTGACTGTTAGAAAGGCATGAATTAGAAACCTAAGCCATCTTGTAATTCAATATGATAGAAAAAGGTTAACAATCCTACTTATCCTGATCTCTTAAATTTGATTGCCAATCGAGGAACTAACGCCATTAACTGATTAAGAGAAAAGATTCTTGTTAACCAAATCAGTTTGTGGCCCTTGGTTTCATTTTGATTACCTAGACATTTCCAGGAATTTTTCTATGTACTGTTTGCCAGGAAAATTCATTTTAAAGTTATAGTAATAATTGTGCTATTATCCTTTACGTCTTGGATGTAACCTAGCATGTATAATGTATTGGAAATGAAAAGGTAggaattaattaaatattgaaaTTCTATTACACTGAATTGGAGAAAATTATAGATTACTAATGCATGGATTTTctgtacaaaaaataaaaccaaaaaagaagagtaCAGGAAACTCTACTTACCAAAACATTGAGTAAACTGTGATATTACATGAGTGGAACTATGTGACCATTCCAACTCTTCATCACCCTTCTTCTGTCTCCAGTATATTTCATCCTCATCAACctacatttgaattttgaatgcACCTTAACTATAAAGTAGATCCAAGATACAAGACTATAGACAATGGACTGACCTGCCCAATTCATTGACATCT
This genomic window contains:
- the LOC126695499 gene encoding uncharacterized protein LOC126695499 isoform X2, yielding MVGPRSWVGALFNRSSNKRNEKFSDYPLSPLQAHRLQRLQERIQVPFDETRPDHQEALRALWHAAFPNIALNGLISEQWKEMGWQGPNPSTDFRGCGFISLENLLFFSRTYPASFHRLLFKQEGTRADWEYPFAVAGINVTFMLIRMLDLSSVKPRCLPGINFAKLLGEDEEAFDVLYCIAFEMMDAQWLAMHASYMEFNEVLQVTRTQLERELSLEDIYRIQDLPAYNLLYQ
- the LOC126695499 gene encoding uncharacterized protein LOC126695499 isoform X1; protein product: MRLRRRRQCFRSCSSLHRVDEDEIYWRQKKGDEELEWSHSSTHVISQFTQCFANAMVGPRSWVGALFNRSSNKRNEKFSDYPLSPLQAHRLQRLQERIQVPFDETRPDHQEALRALWHAAFPNIALNGLISEQWKEMGWQGPNPSTDFRGCGFISLENLLFFSRTYPASFHRLLFKQEGTRADWEYPFAVAGINVTFMLIRMLDLSSVKPRCLPGINFAKLLGEDEEAFDVLYCIAFEMMDAQWLAMHASYMEFNEVLQVTRTQLERELSLEDIYRIQDLPAYNLLYQ